A stretch of DNA from Bacillota bacterium:
AGAAGACAAGTACGCTAATTCAATTAATACAACAGGACTTGATTTTAGTCTTAATGAGATTAGTATAATTGGTTCCAGTATATACTTTGAGCAAGAAAGTACAATGATAATAAAGTATGATAGAATTGTCAAAAATATTAAAACTTTGGACTTAAGCGAAGTTTTCGACTTTATCCATGATAATTCTATATCTTTGGCAGACTTCATTTCTAAAGGTAAGGTCGCATATCTAAATGAAGATGGAAAACAGTTATTCTCCGAATCAATCTTCGATTTTATTTCGTTTGATATTCCTGATAAAAGAGTAAGCCTTTATGAGGGAGCATGGAATGAGTATAATGATGATTTTATACGTTTAATACAAGACACAATTAAGAAGATTGAAATCTCACATGAGGTAGTGTTTGATAATATGAACACATTATGTGCTTCAAGCAATGGAGCTTACAAAGAAGAAAAAATAAATAATTACTTATGTTCCGTGATTAGTGCTGTTTCAATTGATAAATCAATGTATAGATTACCATATGAAACAAATACATTTAAAAACAAATTCCAAATTGAACTTGGAGATATGATCATTGATACGAAAGAGTACTGTTCATTGAAACAAGGCGATAATAAGTCCTTTAATTATTGTTTTGATCAATCAGAATTAGCGGCTGAGATTATGTTACGGCAAAGTTATGAGCAAGAAACGCCGCAAGTAATAAGCGTGTGGTTATTTATGAATAAGTTACCAATCAATTACCTAGGTGAATTAGACTTAACAGCAATCAACTCTATTATGTTGCAAAGGAAAATTGCATTATGGAAATCCGAACTTATGAGATTAGGATTTATTCATAAAATCAGGATTAACAAACTATGATTATTATTCGAAATTTAAATTCTAACAAGGTCATTCAAAAAGAAAAGAGGTTAGTGTGAAATGAAAAAATTACTTGCTCCATTATCGCTATTCAAACACGAAAAGGTATATTATATTTGGATATTTGCAGTAATTACAGTATTGGGAATTAGTTTGATTGTACCTGGATATCATAGTTTCTTTTCAAAAGGTCAAGGCATTATATTTATCATTGCGCTTATAGTTCCATTCTTACCCGAGCTGCTTCTCCCATTTATAATTGAAAAGAAAAAAAATAATATCAATAAGTATGTTACTTATAAAGTGATTAGTGTTTTGGTAAGTTTTTTTCTTATTGTTTTCCTTTTTGGAGTTTTATCGAAAATTGAAAGCGTCACAGAAAACCTCTCAATTATTTGGCAATCGGTTTTTATAGTTATAAGTTTAATAGTTGTTGTATATCTGTATGCCGTTACTAAGATGGACATTCATCAAGACCATTTTAGTCTATTTGATGATATTCCATATGGAGCTGAAGAAGATGCAGAAGTTCGTGATTTATCTAAAAATGCGAGTAAAAGAGATAAGGTAGGTGACATAAGTTTATGAAAACCATATATTTATTTGAGATTTCACAACCGATAGGCACATTTTATATTGGAAAAATGATGAGTGTGGATTTACTAAAAATTGCTAAATCGGAAACTAGAAATATAAAGGGTATACAGAGAGTGTTAAGTTCTCAACGTACCCAAAGCATCGCTAATTATTGCAAAGATCCAGATGCTATTTTTCCTACACCTATAATATTGGCAATCGATAGCGAGCAAGATATTGAGGAAGATATTGAGGAAGATATTGATGGAAATATTACAAATTCCAAATTTTCACTTATAAATGTTGATAATTCCGGTGTATTCAAATTTACTTATTCAGATGATATAAGAACTTCAATTCTTGATGGTCAGCATAGATTGTTTGGGATTCAAAAATCTGAAACAAATTTCGAGTTGCCAATTGCAATAGCATTTAATCTTACTGAAGAGCAAAAAGCATATATTTTTTCAACAATAAATAGTAACCAAAAACAGGTAGATAAATCCCTTATTTATGATTTATTTGAACTGTCAACATATAGAAGTCCACACAAAACTTCCCACTATCTAGCTCGACTTTTCAATTATTCTAGCGAATCTCCTTTCTATGGAAGGTTAAAAATGCTTGAAAAAAGAACTGATTATGCACAATCATTATCACAAGGAACCTTTGTTAGCTACATTACTGGTTTGTTAATTAGTAATAATCCTAAACAGGATATGATTGATATAAAAAACAACAAGGGATTGAAAGATAACGTTAAGTATCCATTAAGAAAGTACTTTATTCAAGATGCCGATGATGCAATTTATAAAATTTTGTTAAACTATTTCTCATCTGTAAAAGAAGTATTTAATGAAGAATGGAATGACTATAATAACTATATCTTATCCAAAAGTACTGGATTTGGTGCATTAATTAGAGCTGCTAAAGAA
This window harbors:
- a CDS encoding TIGR04141 family sporadically distributed protein, with translation MGVNIYKILQKEDLINDLNSQFYQSTDDLQDGGLILRFFYKSSYENEIKWRNVFDFFNVEIDFRSKDIKGIILASKDNIDYAITFGNSAFVAQRHCDVDFGFELARRIELKELKRKSTNAQRVRGRKGEVNTYVNEDNLDIDSGRIFTSLSFTPVDETLGKRIDFGKSIKFNFKLDFNHLGSLLERIESILVNDDIKNRIPYLNKVKDTELIAEYNSILLSDLEDKYANSINTTGLDFSLNEISIIGSSIYFEQESTMIIKYDRIVKNIKTLDLSEVFDFIHDNSISLADFISKGKVAYLNEDGKQLFSESIFDFISFDIPDKRVSLYEGAWNEYNDDFIRLIQDTIKKIEISHEVVFDNMNTLCASSNGAYKEEKINNYLCSVISAVSIDKSMYRLPYETNTFKNKFQIELGDMIIDTKEYCSLKQGDNKSFNYCFDQSELAAEIMLRQSYEQETPQVISVWLFMNKLPINYLGELDLTAINSIMLQRKIALWKSELMRLGFIHKIRINKL
- a CDS encoding DGQHR domain-containing protein gives rise to the protein MKTIYLFEISQPIGTFYIGKMMSVDLLKIAKSETRNIKGIQRVLSSQRTQSIANYCKDPDAIFPTPIILAIDSEQDIEEDIEEDIDGNITNSKFSLINVDNSGVFKFTYSDDIRTSILDGQHRLFGIQKSETNFELPIAIAFNLTEEQKAYIFSTINSNQKQVDKSLIYDLFELSTYRSPHKTSHYLARLFNYSSESPFYGRLKMLEKRTDYAQSLSQGTFVSYITGLLISNNPKQDMIDIKNNKGLKDNVKYPLRKYFIQDADDAIYKILLNYFSSVKEVFNEEWNDYNNYILSKSTGFGALIRAAKEIIPIGEKNKTLDLSFFKKGMSEFKKVLENEKLELTSLEFPSNHQQQARLSKIIIKAFSDIY